The following are encoded together in the Deferribacterota bacterium genome:
- a CDS encoding NAD(+)/NADH kinase — protein MKTVAIIAKPHAENVVNLLEEIVKLLDESNIEVLYDKRAASILNLSNHSSEEDIREGSDLVIVLGGDGTLISAVRIVGDKEVPIMGINMGRLGFLTEIRAGEAVNMLKNVIKGDYCAENRMKLHCDLFENKQSKFATDVLNDIVINKGALARMIDVELFIDDHFVNSLRADGVIFSTPTGSTAYNLAAGGPIIYPTLNSIIITPICPHSLTHRPIVVSRRSKIVVVMKNSNEQIYLTCDGQIGQKLKNNDIKLNITQSSHNVKLITPKNRSYYSLLREKLGWGIK, from the coding sequence ATGAAAACAGTAGCAATAATAGCAAAACCGCACGCAGAAAATGTAGTTAATTTATTAGAAGAAATTGTTAAATTGCTAGATGAATCGAATATAGAAGTTCTTTATGATAAGAGGGCTGCATCTATTTTGAATCTTTCTAATCATAGTAGTGAAGAAGATATAAGAGAGGGCTCTGATTTAGTTATTGTCCTTGGTGGGGATGGTACATTAATTTCAGCTGTTAGAATAGTTGGAGATAAAGAAGTACCTATTATGGGAATAAATATGGGCAGATTAGGGTTTTTAACTGAAATAAGGGCAGGTGAAGCTGTTAATATGCTAAAAAATGTTATTAAAGGGGATTATTGTGCTGAGAATAGGATGAAACTACACTGTGATCTTTTCGAAAACAAGCAATCTAAATTTGCAACTGATGTATTAAATGATATTGTTATAAATAAAGGGGCTTTAGCAAGGATGATAGATGTTGAGCTTTTTATAGATGATCATTTTGTTAATTCATTAAGGGCTGATGGGGTTATTTTTTCTACCCCTACAGGCTCAACTGCTTATAACCTAGCAGCTGGTGGTCCAATTATTTATCCCACATTAAATTCAATAATTATAACACCTATCTGCCCCCATTCTTTGACACATAGACCCATTGTTGTCTCTAGGAGGAGTAAAATAGTTGTGGTGATGAAAAATAGTAATGAACAGATTTATTTAACCTGTGATGGACAGATTGGGCAGAAGTTAAAAAATAATGATATAAAATTAAACATTACACAGTCTAGTCATAATGTGAAACTTATTACACCAAAGAATAGAAGTTATTATAGTTTGCTTAGAGAGAAATTAGGTTGGGGCATTAAATAG